In Niveispirillum cyanobacteriorum, the following proteins share a genomic window:
- the tssH gene encoding type VI secretion system ATPase TssH — MSSIATLIARLNPLTKRAMEGAAQLCLAQTHYAVEVEHLLLKLVERGEGDLTPVLRYYGVDAGALQKELTTALDRLKRGNSRTPAFSDHVVRLLQSAWLVSSLELGATQVRSGAILKALLDDDALRGLLLEPVPLLTKIPRGRLVEDLKELVRGTAEDAGSGGGAPSAPVAAPAPKPAMMQGAAPAAPAGVKLAGGPTPGLDAYTIDMTAQARAGKSDPVVGREPEIRQLVDVLMRRRQNNPILTGDPGVGKTAVVEGFAQRVVEGSVPPPLRNVRVLSLDLGLLQAGAGVRGEFENRLKQVIEEVAASPQPIILFIDEAHSLIGAGGAAGQGDAANLLKPALARGELRTIAATTWAEYKKYFEKDPALARRFQVVKVEEPDEKNAIAMLRGLVAKLEAHHGVRILDEAVSDAVRLSHRYITGRQLPDKAIGVLDTACARVAIARSGPPPQLEAAQRRRKLLSDEIALLGRESALGRDHADRIDTLSDEQAKAEEEEAHLQQRWQQESDLAGRVRDLEGQLAGGGLNGADFTRVKAKLDGLRLELEQLQATDAMVPLSVDHRAVASVVSGWTGIPVGRMLTDSIAVVRNLRAKLGERVVGQEAALDAITKRISTYYASLAEPGKPTGVFLLVGPSGVGKTETALALAETLFGGERSVITINMSEYQEAHSVSGLKGAPPGYVGYGRGGVLTEAVRRNPYSVVLLDEVEKAHPDVLELFYQVFDKGMLEDGEGILVDFKNTVILLTSNIGSDAIIDRARRSGPLPGPDVLEALIRPDLLRHFKAALLGRMVVVPYLPLDEGRLREIVTLKLARIQRRMDDAYQAELSWDDSLVAHVLSRCQAVESGARAIDQILTNGLLPQMSATILDRLSMGETIDMAHVTVADDGDIRIQFDRPAARR, encoded by the coding sequence ATGTCCTCCATCGCCACCCTGATCGCCCGCCTGAACCCCCTGACCAAGCGGGCCATGGAGGGGGCCGCACAGCTCTGTCTGGCCCAGACCCATTACGCCGTGGAGGTGGAGCATCTGCTACTGAAGCTGGTGGAGCGGGGGGAGGGCGATCTGACGCCCGTGCTGCGCTATTACGGTGTCGATGCGGGGGCGTTGCAGAAGGAGCTGACCACCGCACTGGATCGGCTGAAACGCGGAAACAGCCGCACGCCGGCCTTTTCCGACCATGTGGTGCGGCTGCTGCAATCGGCCTGGCTGGTGTCGTCGCTGGAACTGGGGGCCACCCAGGTACGCTCGGGCGCCATCCTGAAGGCGCTGCTGGACGATGATGCGCTGCGTGGTCTGCTGCTGGAGCCGGTGCCGCTGCTGACGAAAATTCCGCGCGGGCGACTGGTGGAGGATTTGAAGGAACTGGTGCGGGGCACGGCAGAGGATGCGGGCAGCGGGGGCGGGGCGCCTTCTGCCCCGGTTGCCGCCCCTGCGCCGAAGCCGGCCATGATGCAGGGTGCGGCACCGGCTGCCCCGGCGGGGGTGAAGCTGGCGGGTGGGCCGACGCCGGGGCTGGATGCCTATACGATCGACATGACGGCTCAGGCACGGGCCGGCAAATCCGATCCCGTGGTGGGGCGTGAGCCGGAAATTCGGCAACTGGTCGATGTGCTGATGCGCCGGCGCCAGAATAACCCGATCCTGACGGGCGATCCCGGCGTGGGCAAGACGGCGGTGGTTGAAGGGTTCGCACAGCGCGTGGTCGAAGGGTCGGTGCCCCCGCCGCTGCGCAATGTCCGCGTCCTGTCGCTGGATCTCGGGCTGTTGCAGGCCGGTGCCGGCGTGCGGGGTGAGTTCGAGAACCGCCTGAAACAGGTGATCGAGGAGGTGGCGGCATCGCCCCAGCCCATCATCCTGTTTATCGATGAGGCGCACAGCCTGATCGGGGCCGGCGGGGCGGCGGGGCAGGGCGATGCGGCCAATCTGCTGAAACCCGCCCTGGCGCGTGGTGAGCTGCGGACCATCGCGGCCACCACCTGGGCCGAATATAAGAAATATTTCGAGAAGGACCCCGCCCTTGCCCGCCGTTTCCAGGTGGTGAAGGTGGAGGAGCCGGATGAGAAGAACGCCATCGCCATGCTGCGCGGGCTGGTGGCCAAGCTGGAGGCCCATCACGGCGTACGTATCCTGGATGAGGCGGTGTCCGACGCTGTGCGCCTGTCGCATCGCTATATCACCGGACGGCAATTGCCGGACAAGGCCATCGGGGTGCTGGACACGGCCTGTGCCCGTGTCGCCATCGCCCGCAGCGGACCGCCGCCGCAGCTGGAGGCGGCACAGCGCCGCCGCAAGCTTCTGTCCGATGAAATTGCCCTGCTGGGCCGGGAATCGGCGCTGGGCCGCGACCATGCCGACCGGATTGATACGCTGTCCGATGAACAGGCCAAGGCCGAGGAGGAGGAAGCCCACCTGCAGCAGCGCTGGCAGCAGGAGAGCGATCTGGCAGGACGGGTGCGCGACCTGGAGGGACAGTTGGCGGGCGGTGGCCTGAACGGCGCGGATTTCACGCGGGTGAAGGCGAAGCTGGACGGGTTGCGGCTGGAGCTGGAGCAGTTGCAGGCCACCGACGCCATGGTGCCGCTGTCGGTCGATCACCGGGCCGTGGCGTCGGTCGTGTCGGGTTGGACCGGCATTCCTGTCGGCCGCATGCTGACCGACAGCATTGCCGTGGTGCGCAACCTGCGCGCCAAGCTGGGTGAGCGGGTGGTGGGGCAGGAAGCGGCCCTGGACGCCATCACCAAGCGTATCAGCACCTACTACGCCTCTCTGGCCGAACCGGGAAAACCCACGGGCGTGTTCCTGCTGGTAGGGCCCTCGGGCGTGGGCAAGACGGAGACGGCGCTGGCGCTGGCCGAAACCCTGTTCGGGGGCGAACGGTCCGTTATCACCATCAACATGTCGGAATATCAGGAGGCGCACAGCGTTTCCGGCCTGAAGGGCGCGCCGCCGGGCTATGTCGGCTATGGCCGTGGCGGCGTGCTGACGGAGGCGGTGCGGCGCAACCCCTATTCCGTGGTCCTGCTGGATGAGGTGGAGAAGGCGCACCCAGACGTGCTGGAGCTGTTCTATCAGGTGTTTGACAAGGGCATGCTGGAGGATGGCGAGGGCATTCTGGTGGATTTCAAGAACACCGTCATCTTGTTGACCAGCAATATCGGTTCCGACGCCATCATCGACCGCGCCCGCCGTTCCGGCCCGCTGCCGGGGCCTGACGTTCTGGAGGCCTTGATCCGCCCTGACCTGCTGCGCCATTTCAAGGCGGCCTTGCTGGGCCGGATGGTGGTGGTGCCCTATCTGCCGCTGGATGAGGGGCGGTTGCGGGAGATTGTGACCTTGAAGCTGGCCCGTATTCAGCGCCGGATGGATGATGCCTATCAGGCGGAATTGAGCTGGGATGACAGTCTGGTGGCCCATGTCCTGTCGCGCTGTCAGGCGGTGGAGTCCGGCGCCCGTGCCATCGATCAGATACTGACCAACGGCCTGCTGCCACAGATGTCGGCCACCATCCTGGACCGGCTGTCGATGGGGGAGACCATCGACATGGCGCATGTGACGGTGGCTGACGATGGTGACATTCGCATCCAATTCGACCGACCGGCGGCCCGGCGATGA
- a CDS encoding type VI secretion system Vgr family protein, translating into MSDADQKQSGQSLSITTPLGADKLILRELTGREGICELFQFDITAIASDAALDMSKVVGKSVTVTLTGPDSTKRYINGICVRAVQMEKTYSLQLRPWLWQLGLTADCKIFQDKSVPEIVKAVFGDLGFSDFKDSLTGSYTAREYCVQYNETALDFVCRLMEDEGIFWFFTFADGTHTLVLADDASAHKDLPVLATLPYLPLPSGKEWLEDDRVDSFLLETAMVPGKYQTDDYFLETPSTELKVNVAGTGSLQVYEYPGGYTKKDAGDARGKVRLAELEVAAKRASGSSTVRGVAAGLKFTLSGHPRSDANAAYVLHGVSHSVSLGGYSNSFEALPADTTFRPARRTPRPRIPGTQTAIVVGKSGEEVWTDKFGRIKVQFHWDQVGKKDENSSCWVRVAQGWAGKNWGAFFLPRVGQEVVVSFLEGDPDRPLVTGSVYNGEQQVPYTLPDDQTKSTIKTNTSKGGGGYNELRFEDKKDSEEIYLQAQKDMKVLIKNSRTTTINEADDTLTLDKGNRATTITKGNDTLTITEGDRTFSVAKGKETYGVKGTRAITVEGGETKTNKDKVTWKVSGDFSLKVDGNITIEAGGSVTLKSGTGLTVQSGTSMDLKAGTALTAKASTDAKVQGLNATLQGDVGATVKGSATGTIDGGGMLTVKGGLVKIN; encoded by the coding sequence ATGAGCGACGCTGATCAGAAGCAAAGCGGCCAGTCGCTGTCGATCACGACGCCGCTGGGCGCCGACAAGCTGATCCTGCGCGAACTGACGGGGCGGGAGGGGATCTGCGAACTGTTTCAGTTCGACATCACCGCCATTGCATCCGATGCGGCGCTGGACATGAGCAAGGTGGTCGGCAAGTCGGTCACCGTCACCCTGACGGGACCGGACAGCACCAAGCGCTATATTAACGGTATCTGCGTGCGCGCCGTGCAGATGGAGAAGACCTATTCCCTGCAACTGCGCCCCTGGCTGTGGCAACTGGGCCTGACGGCGGACTGCAAAATCTTCCAGGACAAGTCCGTGCCGGAGATCGTGAAGGCGGTATTCGGCGATCTGGGCTTTTCCGATTTCAAGGACAGCCTGACCGGTAGCTACACGGCGCGCGAATATTGCGTCCAGTATAATGAAACCGCCCTGGATTTCGTCTGCCGCCTGATGGAGGACGAGGGGATCTTCTGGTTCTTCACCTTCGCCGACGGGACGCACACCCTGGTCCTGGCCGATGATGCCAGCGCCCATAAAGACCTGCCGGTACTGGCGACCCTGCCCTATCTGCCCCTGCCATCGGGCAAGGAATGGCTGGAGGATGACCGGGTCGACAGCTTCCTGCTTGAGACCGCGATGGTGCCGGGCAAGTACCAGACAGACGATTATTTCCTGGAAACGCCGTCGACGGAGCTGAAGGTCAATGTTGCCGGCACCGGCAGCCTGCAGGTCTATGAGTATCCCGGTGGCTATACCAAGAAGGATGCGGGCGACGCGCGCGGCAAGGTGCGGCTGGCAGAGCTGGAGGTCGCGGCCAAGCGGGCATCGGGGTCTTCCACGGTGCGCGGCGTGGCGGCGGGGTTGAAATTCACCCTGTCGGGCCATCCGCGCAGCGATGCTAATGCCGCCTATGTCCTGCACGGGGTCAGCCATTCGGTCAGCCTCGGCGGCTATTCCAACAGTTTTGAGGCGCTGCCCGCCGACACCACCTTCCGGCCCGCCCGCCGCACCCCGCGCCCCCGCATTCCCGGCACCCAGACGGCCATTGTGGTGGGTAAGTCGGGGGAGGAGGTGTGGACGGACAAATTTGGCCGCATCAAGGTGCAGTTCCACTGGGATCAGGTCGGCAAGAAGGACGAAAACTCCTCCTGCTGGGTACGGGTGGCCCAGGGTTGGGCCGGCAAGAACTGGGGTGCCTTCTTCCTGCCGCGCGTGGGGCAGGAGGTGGTGGTCAGCTTTCTGGAGGGCGACCCCGACCGCCCGCTGGTCACCGGTTCCGTCTATAATGGCGAACAGCAGGTGCCCTACACCCTGCCCGACGACCAGACGAAAAGCACCATCAAGACCAACACTTCCAAAGGTGGCGGTGGCTATAACGAGCTGCGGTTCGAGGATAAAAAGGACAGTGAAGAGATTTATCTTCAGGCCCAGAAGGACATGAAAGTCCTGATTAAAAACTCCCGCACCACCACGATCAACGAGGCCGACGACACCCTGACGCTCGACAAGGGCAACCGCGCCACCACCATCACCAAGGGCAATGACACCCTGACCATCACCGAGGGTGATCGCACCTTTTCGGTGGCCAAGGGCAAGGAAACCTATGGGGTGAAGGGGACCCGCGCCATTACCGTCGAAGGGGGGGAGACCAAGACCAACAAGGACAAGGTCACCTGGAAAGTCAGCGGCGATTTCTCGCTCAAGGTTGACGGCAATATCACCATTGAGGCGGGGGGATCGGTGACCCTGAAATCCGGCACAGGCCTGACGGTGCAATCGGGTACCAGTATGGATTTGAAGGCGGGAACGGCATTGACGGCCAAGGCATCGACCGATGCCAAGGTGCAGGGCCTGAACGCCACGTTGCAGGGCGATGTCGGCGCCACGGTCAAGGGATCCGCCACGGGCACCATTGATGGCGGCGGCATGCTGACCGTCAAGGGTGGCCTGGTGAAGATCAATTGA
- a CDS encoding toxin-antitoxin system YwqK family antitoxin yields the protein MDEQQQPAPPPEPPVAMEDRDEAGTVRRRYTMEGGVLQGAMETFDADGVPETRMSFHQGTLHGPSTIFQAGRPAVQMSYVNGLLQGEVRSFDPAGRLTAVTSFVGGKRSGDSQIFRPDGTLFRRESWQDDQMHGPVEEFNPDGSLLRRSTYVANMLHGEVLTFGAAGTEPERVIFDKGLAQGPLAPLAGPAPKAGLRQRFFGKKGG from the coding sequence ATGGACGAACAGCAGCAACCCGCCCCGCCGCCCGAACCGCCGGTAGCCATGGAGGACCGGGACGAGGCCGGGACCGTCCGTCGCCGCTATACTATGGAAGGTGGGGTGCTGCAGGGCGCGATGGAAACGTTCGACGCCGATGGCGTTCCGGAAACGCGGATGAGCTTTCATCAGGGCACGCTCCACGGCCCGTCCACCATCTTTCAGGCGGGACGACCGGCGGTACAGATGTCCTATGTCAACGGCCTGCTGCAGGGGGAGGTGCGCAGCTTTGATCCTGCCGGGCGGTTGACGGCGGTGACAAGCTTTGTCGGCGGCAAACGGTCGGGCGACAGCCAGATTTTCCGGCCCGATGGCACCCTGTTTCGACGTGAAAGCTGGCAGGATGATCAGATGCATGGCCCGGTGGAGGAGTTCAATCCCGATGGCAGCCTGCTGCGCCGGTCCACCTATGTCGCCAATATGCTGCATGGCGAGGTGCTGACCTTCGGGGCGGCCGGCACGGAGCCAGAACGGGTAATCTTCGACAAGGGTCTGGCACAGGGGCCGTTGGCGCCGCTGGCGGGGCCGGCGCCCAAGGCCGGGTTGCGGCAGCGTTTCTTTGGCAAGAAAGGCGGGTAA
- a CDS encoding DUF4280 domain-containing protein, producing MGQQVVMGALLQCTMGAAPSSMMVLPANCTMACNMPAANIMDYVPMMNIMPFGTCISMANPMVAAATAAALGVLTPMPCIPMTVAPWVVGAPTVLIGNMPALNNSSKCMCAWGGSIAINFAGQATVQVP from the coding sequence ATGGGACAGCAGGTCGTGATGGGCGCCCTTTTGCAATGCACGATGGGGGCGGCGCCCAGCAGCATGATGGTGCTGCCCGCCAATTGCACAATGGCCTGCAACATGCCGGCGGCCAACATCATGGATTATGTGCCCATGATGAACATCATGCCGTTCGGTACCTGCATCTCGATGGCCAACCCGATGGTGGCAGCGGCAACGGCGGCGGCGCTGGGCGTGCTGACGCCCATGCCCTGCATTCCCATGACGGTGGCGCCCTGGGTCGTGGGGGCGCCGACGGTGCTGATCGGCAATATGCCGGCGCTGAATAACTCATCGAAATGCATGTGCGCCTGGGGCGGGTCGATCGCCATTAACTTCGCAGGTCAGGCGACCGTGCAGGTCCCATGA
- a CDS encoding SPOR domain-containing protein produces the protein MTRGRLILILSGILLFGLLTFGIGLLVGLNMPVPSAAPAGKPPTLSQAAKATEAKADSVPGATAGPADTAPKDAPDAVAPTKGTIVDPPPIIPVGPPPPMVTDVTSAADPQQPVSSPLMGPLAAEAATPPPPPPPPQPAVPAPPPSTRILAVQLGRFTRQDSATVFAKRLTEKGYRPQIVMADYAGMPPWYLVTLAPQPDEATAKRVAGEMSALLGIEVIVISWAAPPAK, from the coding sequence GTGACGCGCGGTCGTCTGATCCTCATCCTATCCGGTATCCTGCTGTTCGGTCTGCTGACCTTTGGCATCGGCCTGCTGGTCGGGCTGAACATGCCGGTACCGTCCGCTGCACCCGCCGGGAAGCCGCCGACTTTATCGCAAGCGGCCAAGGCAACGGAAGCGAAGGCCGATTCGGTGCCAGGTGCTACTGCGGGGCCGGCGGACACAGCGCCCAAGGATGCCCCGGACGCGGTGGCGCCGACCAAAGGCACCATTGTGGACCCGCCCCCCATCATTCCCGTCGGACCGCCGCCGCCCATGGTAACCGACGTCACCAGTGCCGCTGATCCCCAACAGCCCGTGTCATCGCCGCTGATGGGACCGCTGGCGGCAGAGGCCGCGACACCGCCCCCACCGCCGCCCCCGCCACAGCCGGCGGTACCGGCACCGCCCCCCTCCACCCGTATCCTGGCGGTACAGCTGGGCCGGTTCACACGCCAGGACAGCGCCACGGTCTTTGCCAAGCGTCTGACGGAAAAGGGATACCGGCCCCAGATCGTCATGGCCGACTATGCCGGCATGCCGCCCTGGTATCTGGTCACCCTGGCCCCACAGCCGGACGAGGCGACGGCCAAGCGCGTGGCAGGGGAGATGTCGGCCCTGCTAGGGATTGAGGTCATCGTCATCAGCTGGGCCGCACCGCCCGCTAAGTGA
- a CDS encoding sensor histidine kinase: protein MDTVRWLASAPNKAAFRVAFAFVAVSSLWIVFSDQAAKAMFGDVTELSAFQTAKGLFYVGVTGMMLFLLVRFLVGRLADRTTEALGAREAAAEAMRQAGIESRALERAKSQFLSSVSHELRTPLNAVIGFADMLGDPTLPMPADRVRDYAGEISAAGHHLLELVESIVACAEAETGHALTPEPLDLREEVGRVAGQARVRAQHRRTAVENHVPDGLIVKADPLALRQILFALLDNAVTHTPEHSHVRIDGEATPAGEVVVSIVDDGPGLPPEVVMGMGRPFLRGGDPLTASVGGLGLGLYLATLLTSRHGGRLSADRPDNGQGTRIRIALPAGIAA from the coding sequence ATGGACACGGTACGCTGGCTGGCATCCGCGCCCAACAAGGCGGCCTTTCGGGTGGCCTTTGCATTTGTCGCCGTTTCGTCCCTGTGGATCGTCTTTTCCGATCAGGCGGCCAAGGCCATGTTCGGCGACGTGACCGAACTGTCGGCCTTTCAGACCGCAAAGGGCCTGTTTTATGTCGGCGTGACGGGGATGATGCTGTTCCTGCTGGTCCGGTTCCTGGTAGGCCGTCTGGCCGACCGGACGACAGAGGCGCTTGGCGCACGCGAGGCAGCAGCCGAGGCGATGCGACAGGCCGGCATCGAAAGCCGCGCGCTGGAACGCGCCAAAAGCCAATTCCTCTCCTCGGTCAGCCATGAGTTGCGCACACCCTTAAACGCCGTCATCGGCTTTGCAGACATGCTGGGCGACCCAACCCTGCCCATGCCGGCGGACCGGGTGCGCGATTATGCCGGGGAGATTTCGGCCGCTGGCCATCATCTGCTGGAACTGGTGGAAAGCATCGTGGCCTGCGCAGAGGCCGAAACGGGCCACGCCCTGACCCCGGAACCGCTGGACCTGCGCGAAGAGGTGGGGCGGGTGGCCGGACAGGCGCGGGTGCGGGCACAGCATCGCCGCACGGCGGTGGAAAACCATGTGCCCGACGGGTTGATCGTGAAGGCCGACCCGCTGGCCTTGCGTCAGATCCTGTTCGCCCTGCTGGACAATGCCGTCACCCACACGCCCGAACATAGCCATGTCCGCATCGATGGGGAGGCGACGCCGGCGGGGGAGGTGGTGGTCAGCATCGTTGATGATGGGCCGGGCCTGCCGCCGGAAGTGGTGATGGGCATGGGCCGCCCCTTCCTGCGCGGTGGCGATCCGCTGACGGCCAGTGTCGGCGGGTTGGGCCTGGGCCTGTACCTCGCCACCCTGCTGACCAGCCGCCATGGCGGACGCCTGTCGGCGGACCGCCCCGACAACGGCCAGGGAACCCGCATCCGCATCGCCCTGCCGGCGGGGATCGCAGCCTGA